In the genome of Drosophila pseudoobscura strain MV-25-SWS-2005 chromosome 3, UCI_Dpse_MV25, whole genome shotgun sequence, one region contains:
- the Gmer gene encoding probable GDP-L-fucose synthase isoform X2, whose protein sequence is MVGGLFHNMNNNLDFLRNNLLINDNVLQTAHEQGCIKVVSCLSTCIFPDKTTYPIDETMVHNGPPHPSNYGYSYAKRLIDIQNHAYNDKYGHLYTSVIPCNIFGPHDNYKPEVSHVIPGMINRMHKLITEQPDTPEREKVFTVFGSGKPLRQFIYSLDLAELMIWVLRNYDSVEPIVLSVDEIQEVTIFEVAQAIATAFEFKGKLVCDTSKADGQFKKTASNAKLRSLLPEYTFTDFESAIKTSVEWYRTHYEQARK, encoded by the exons ATGGTTGGCGGCCTGTTCCACAACATGAACAATAATCTGGACTTTTTG CGAAACAATCTGCTGATCAATGATAATGTTCTGCAAACGGCCCACGAGCAGGGATGCATCAAAGTCGTCTCATGCCTGTCCACTTGTATATTCCCGGACAAGACCACATATCCCATAGATGAGACCATGGTCCATAATGGTCCGCCACACCCTTCCAATTACGGATACTCCTACGCAAAGCGACTGATCGACATTCAGAACCATGCGTACAACGACAAGTACGGACACTTGTACACTTCTGTGATTCCCTGCAACATTTTCGGTCCCCACGACAACTACAAGCCCGAAGTGAGTCACGTCATACCGGGCATGATCAATCGCATGCACAAGCTGATCACGGAGCAACCCGATACGCCAGAACGCGAGAAAGTCTTCACAGTTTTTGGCAGTGGCAAGCCTCTGAGACAGTTTATCTACTCCCTGGATTTGGCAGAGCTGATGATTTGGGTGCTGCGGAACTACGACAGCGTCGAGCCAATTGTTCTGAGTGTCGACGAAATCCAGGAAGTGACCATCTTCGAAGTGGCCCAGGCAATAGCTACAGCATTTGAGTTTAAG GGTAAACTTGTCTGTGATACAAGCAAGGCTGACGGTCAGTTTAAGAAGACGGCGTCCAATGCTAAGCTACGCAGCCTACTGCCGGAGTACACCTTCACGGACTTTGAATCGGCTATTAAAACATCGGTAGAATGGTACAGAACCCACTATGAACAGGCCAGAAAATAG
- the Gmer gene encoding probable GDP-L-fucose synthase isoform X1 — protein MKKVLVTGGTGLVGKALEAIIKKQGPTDEEWFFSGSKDADLTNLAATQALFTKEKPTHVIHLAAMVGGLFHNMNNNLDFLRNNLLINDNVLQTAHEQGCIKVVSCLSTCIFPDKTTYPIDETMVHNGPPHPSNYGYSYAKRLIDIQNHAYNDKYGHLYTSVIPCNIFGPHDNYKPEVSHVIPGMINRMHKLITEQPDTPEREKVFTVFGSGKPLRQFIYSLDLAELMIWVLRNYDSVEPIVLSVDEIQEVTIFEVAQAIATAFEFKGKLVCDTSKADGQFKKTASNAKLRSLLPEYTFTDFESAIKTSVEWYRTHYEQARK, from the exons atgaaaaagGTGCTGGTTACAGGTGGAACTGGCCTTGTGGGCAAGGCCCTAGAAGCTATCATCAAGAAACAAGGCCCCACGGATGAGGAATGGTTTTTTTCCGGGTCCAAAGATGCCGACTTGAC GAATCTGGCAGCCACGCAGGCACTGTTCACAAAGGAGAAGCCCACGCATGTCATTCACTTGGCCGCCATGGTTGGCGGCCTGTTCCACAACATGAACAATAATCTGGACTTTTTG CGAAACAATCTGCTGATCAATGATAATGTTCTGCAAACGGCCCACGAGCAGGGATGCATCAAAGTCGTCTCATGCCTGTCCACTTGTATATTCCCGGACAAGACCACATATCCCATAGATGAGACCATGGTCCATAATGGTCCGCCACACCCTTCCAATTACGGATACTCCTACGCAAAGCGACTGATCGACATTCAGAACCATGCGTACAACGACAAGTACGGACACTTGTACACTTCTGTGATTCCCTGCAACATTTTCGGTCCCCACGACAACTACAAGCCCGAAGTGAGTCACGTCATACCGGGCATGATCAATCGCATGCACAAGCTGATCACGGAGCAACCCGATACGCCAGAACGCGAGAAAGTCTTCACAGTTTTTGGCAGTGGCAAGCCTCTGAGACAGTTTATCTACTCCCTGGATTTGGCAGAGCTGATGATTTGGGTGCTGCGGAACTACGACAGCGTCGAGCCAATTGTTCTGAGTGTCGACGAAATCCAGGAAGTGACCATCTTCGAAGTGGCCCAGGCAATAGCTACAGCATTTGAGTTTAAG GGTAAACTTGTCTGTGATACAAGCAAGGCTGACGGTCAGTTTAAGAAGACGGCGTCCAATGCTAAGCTACGCAGCCTACTGCCGGAGTACACCTTCACGGACTTTGAATCGGCTATTAAAACATCGGTAGAATGGTACAGAACCCACTATGAACAGGCCAGAAAATAG